The following nucleotide sequence is from Clostridia bacterium.
GCGCTTCTCAACAGCCGGATAGATTGCCTCAATCGGCAGCACCTGGTCCACGGCGCCTGTCTTGATGGCTTCCGCCGGCATGCCGAATATGATCGCCGTTGATTCATCCTGCGCGATAACGTGGCCGCCAACGGACTTCACCGCCTGCACGCCTCGCGCGCCATCATTTCCCATGCCGGTCAGTATCACGCTCAACGCCATCGGGCCAGCAAAGCTTGCGACCGTTTCTAATGTCACGTCAGCGCAGGGACGGTAGCCGGAAATACGCGGCCCATCATCGAGCGTCATGCGGCCAGTCGGAGACAATCTCAGGTGATGCGAACCGGGACAGACGTAAAACGTGCCGGCCTGCACGATCTCACCAACCTCTGCTTCCTTTACGCGAATCTGCGAGACCTCTGCCAACTGCTTACTGAATTGCGAAGTGAACGTGCCGGGCATGTGTTGTACCAGCATCACCGCTCCGGCAAAATCACGGGGGAACATCGGCGCTAACTTCATCAGCGTTGCCGGGCCGCCTGTCGATGCGGCTACGACTACGATCGGGAACTTCCCTGCTGCCCGTGCCGCCGAAAGTCCTGCGTGAGGCACGTTTGCAGACGTTGAATTTGGGACAGCCGCTGCCGCCGCTACGGCCGCGACCAGTTCCGAAGTCGGTTCCGTTCGCGGAGCGCTGGTTGCGATTTCATGCGCCAGCTTCGAGCGCGTTGCCGTCCGCACCACGCGAACCTTCGCCGCCATCTTCAGTTTGCGGACGAGTTCTTCGCGCACGGTATTCATATCCAGGTCAATGCCGCCCGAGGGCTTCGCTACGAAATCAATCGCGCCCAACTCAAGAGACTTCAGCGTAATGTCTGCGCCTTCGCGCGATTCCGAACTCACGATCACGATCGGCTTGGGCTGCGACGCCATAATGATTTCCGTCGCCTGCAAGCCGTCCATGTGGGGCATATTGATGTCCATCGTGATCACGTCCGGCTTCAACGACTCCGCCAGCGAAACCGCATCTCGCCCGTCACGCGCTTCGCCCACCACCTCCATTTGTGGATCGGTGGTGATGATGCTTTGCAGCACCTTGCGCATGAACGCCGAGTCGTCGGCAATCAGCACCCGAATTTTCGCGCCTGGAATCATGTAAGCTCTACTGCCCTAC
It contains:
- a CDS encoding chemotaxis response regulator protein-glutamate methylesterase, with protein sequence MIPGAKIRVLIADDSAFMRKVLQSIITTDPQMEVVGEARDGRDAVSLAESLKPDVITMDINMPHMDGLQATEIIMASQPKPIVIVSSESREGADITLKSLELGAIDFVAKPSGGIDLDMNTVREELVRKLKMAAKVRVVRTATRSKLAHEIATSAPRTEPTSELVAAVAAAAAVPNSTSANVPHAGLSAARAAGKFPIVVVAASTGGPATLMKLAPMFPRDFAGAVMLVQHMPGTFTSQFSKQLAEVSQIRVKEAEVGEIVQAGTFYVCPGSHHLRLSPTGRMTLDDGPRISGYRPCADVTLETVASFAGPMALSVILTGMGNDGARGVQAVKSVGGHVIAQDESTAIIFGMPAEAIKTGAVDQVLPIEAIYPAVEKRVLYLFGAARAGAL